CTTTGCTCATTTTTCACTGCTGCTTGTTTCCAACATCCAGCCCCCAAGGCATTTCTGAGTGAATCCTGTGACTCATTGTGTTCTTGTGAAGAAAAAGATGGCATCCTGTATCTTAACTGTGAGGAGAGAAATATCAGCAAGATCTCCCAAATCAAAGTGCCGTCAGCTCTACCTTTCCACCTCAATCTGTACAAAAAYGACTTGGTGGAGTTGCRKGCAGAAGACTTGGAAGRTTTAAAGAATGCCGTTTCACTTCATCTCGGGGCTAATAGCATACAAGAGCTTGAACCTGGSGTCTTTAGTGCACTGGGCTCCTTGAAGAAGCTCCACATCAACAGTAATTTCCTGGTCATGTTGAAGGAAGACACTTTTCACGGCTTGGTAAATTTGGAGTTTCTCCAGGCGGACACAAACTTCATCCGYGTGGTCGAGCCGGGGGCATTCAGCAAACTCATCCGCCTCAAAGTTCTGATCCTCAACGACAACGYCATCGAGTTTCTTCCCAGCAATATTTTCCGGTTTGTTCCGCTCACCCACTTGGACCTGCGGGGGAACCAGTTACAGACCCTGCCTTAYGTTGGCTTCCTGGAGCACATTGGGCGGATCATGGAGCTTCTTCTGGAGGACAACGACTGGATGTGCGATTGTGAGATCCTTCACCTGAAGATCTGGATGGAGAACATGCGGGCCCAGTCGGCCATTGGGGAGGTGGTCTGCAGCAGCCCCCAMCASCTCAGGGGCACCATCCTRGCCAAAATCAAACGGGATGTTCTCTGCCCYTCTCACGCYGATATCAACTTAGAGGAGCCTTCCAAGTCACTGGACATGGTGGTCACTCCGTCTTCCAAAGTGGCAGAGATTCCGAAGTTRGAGGRCGCCAAGGAYGACGYAAAGATTCCGACACCTGCTTATGTTCCAGGGAGTCCTTGTGTGGAMCACTGTTCTTGTCACAGTCACCCTGTGGCTGGGTTTTTAATGCATTGTCAGGACAGAGGRATTCAACGGATTTCAGATATTGGAATACTTGRGCAAAGCCCYACCAAGCTGGTGCTCACAGGAAAYATGATTCAGAGACTGTTGAAATATGACTTKGTCACATATGAYGGTTTGGAGTTATTGAATTTAGCCAACAATCGAATYGATTACATTGACAATGAAAYTTTTCTCAGCTTAAGCAATTTGAAAAAACTTTATCTCAAYGGCAACAGAATTGAAACCCTTTCCGCRACCATGTTCATTGGACTCCACAACCTTGAATACCTATATTTGGAATATAACATTATCARAGAAATTGTTCCAGGAGCTTTTAATCCTTTGCCAAATCTCAAACTCTTGTCTTTGAATAACAAtctgctgactagtctcccattgcAGATATTTCGCAAYRTGCCCCTCACCAAACTGAACCTRAGAAAAAATCTGCTCATGCACCTGCCTGTTAGCAACGTGCTGGACCAGCTTGACTCTTTAGAGCAGATTTATTTAGAGGACAACCCCTGGGACTGCAGCTGTGACTTAGTCAGTCTCAAACAGTGGGTTGAGAAGCTGAGGAAGGACACAGTCGTAGGCTCCATTTTGTGTCACACACCGAGAAAAGTGGCGAAGGCTGAGCTGAGAGCCCTCAGAAACGAGTTGCTGTGCCCCGGCCTAGTGACCTACTCCTTGCCCACGGACGTGGACGAGAGCGCGACAACCACAGTGGCGACTGACGGCACTAGGAGCGGTTTCTTCAGCTCCATCACAGACTCAGTTCCACTCTCCGTTCTGATCCTTAGCTTGCTCGTCACCTTCCTCATGGTCATCTTCTGTTCGGCGGGGATCGTGGTTTTCCTCGTGCACAGACGGCGAAGGAGGGTGAAGAAGAAACAGGCGGAGGAGCAGCCGCGGGAGAGCAGCAGCCCCATCCACCTGCAATACAGCATGTACGGCCagaaaaccacacaccacacactggSGCAGAGGACCGGAAGCACCSTGTACGACGAGCGCTCACACAGCCCCATCRTCCAGATCTGCCGCAACCCCACCTACTGCACTCAGCATAAAGAATATGAGTCCGACCTCAATGAACTGGACGAACCAAAGCACATCTGTCGTAGCATCATGGAGACAGAGAATACTTCCCCTCTCACAGGCTCTAATTTGAAGTTCAGAGCTGTGACGTCCGACTGCCCAACTGAGTTCGTAACACTCGGAGATGCGAGCTCCCTCTATAAAAACAtactagagagggagagggttagGGAGCTGCAGCAGCTCGGAATTACTGAATACCTCCGGAAAAACATGTCCCAGCTGCAACCAACGGTAGAGATGCAGGTCCCAGGATCAGGACACCACGAGGAACTGAAATTAATGGAGACTATTATGTTGTCGAGACCGCGGAAGGTCATGGTGGAACAAATGCAAAATGAGTACTTTGAACTCAAAGCTAACCTACACACCGAGCCAGATTATTTGGAGGTTCTGGAGCATCAAACTGCATTTAACTGAAGAAGACAATTCATGGTTTTATATTCAACTCCAGAAGTGCCTTGTTCAAAACTGCCATCTTATGTTTTCAGTCGAAGACCTACATATCCCACAGCGGTCTTGGACATACAAGTCATTTGTAGCacagaatgtactgtataattatccatttttttgttattttgttttcctatacagtgccatgcaaaagtattcatcccccttggtgtttttactattttgttgcattacaacctgtcatttaaattgattttaatttggatttcatgtaatggacatacataaaatagtccaaattggtgaagtaaaaaataaaaactttcatttttttaaatttcataaaatttaaaaaaagagataacggaaaagtggtgcgtgcataaggtattcaccccctttgctatgaagcccctaaataatatctggtgcaaccaattactttcagaagtcacataattagttaaataaagtccacctgtgtgcaatctaagtgtcacatgatctgtcacatgatctcagtatataaacacctgttctgaaagaacccagagtctgcaacaccactaagcaaggggcaccatgaagaccaaggagctctccaaacaggtctgtgacaaagttgtggagaagtacagatcagggttgggttataaaaaaatatctgaaactttgaacatcccacggagcaccattaatttaaatcaattatttaaaaaatggaaagaatatggcaccacaacaaacctgccaagagagggccgcccaccaaaactcacagaccaagtaaggagggcattaatcaaagaGGCAACAAAGTGACCAAAGGtaaccctgaaagagctgcaaagctccacagcggagagtggagtatctgtccataggaccactttaagctgtacactccacagagctgggctttacagaagagtggccagaaaaaagtcagacacgtttggtgttcgccaaaaggcatgtgggagactccccaaacatatggaagaaggtactctggtcagatgagactcaaattaagctttttggccatcaaggaaaatgctatgtctggtgcaaacccaacaccttacAATGTGGAGAGATGTTtcaacacctcacatcaccccgagaaccccatccccacagtgaagcatggtggtggcagcatcatgctgtggggatgtttttcatcggcagggacagggaaactggtcagaattgaaggaatgatggatggcgctaaatacagggaaattcttgagggaaacctgtttcagtcttccagagatttgagactgggacttccagcaggacaatgaccctaagcatactgctaaagcaacacttgagtggtttaaggggaaacatttaaatgtattggaatggcctagtcaaagcccagacctcaatccaattgagaatctgtggtatgtctTAAATATTGCTATACACCAGCTGAACCCATCcaccttgaaggagctggagcagttttgccttgaagaatgagcaaaaatcccagtggctagatgtgccaagcttatagagacataccccaagagacttgcagctgtaattgctgcaaaaggtgg
This region of Salvelinus sp. IW2-2015 linkage group LG12, ASM291031v2, whole genome shotgun sequence genomic DNA includes:
- the LOC111970894 gene encoding SLIT and NTRK-like protein 6, with protein sequence MLRILTSPHGSTSLTQASFGLATVFLTLHNGYNGQENATPHVFLCSFFTAACFQHPAPKAFLSESCDSLCSCEEKDGILYLNCEERNISKISQIKVPSALPFHLNLYKNDLVELXAEDLEXLKNAVSLHLGANSIQELEPGVFSALGSLKKLHINSNFLVMLKEDTFHGLVNLEFLQADTNFIRVVEPGAFSKLIRLKVLILNDNXIEFLPSNIFRFVPLTHLDLRGNQLQTLPYVGFLEHIGRIMELLLEDNDWMCDCEILHLKIWMENMRAQSAIGEVVCSSPXXLRGTILAKIKRDVLCPSHADINLEEPSKSLDMVVTPSSKVAEIPKLEXAKDDXKIPTPAYVPGSPCVXHCSCHSHPVAGFLMHCQDRGIQRISDIGILXQSPTKLVLTGNMIQRLLKYDXVTYDGLELLNLANNRIDYIDNEXFLSLSNLKKLYLNGNRIETLSATMFIGLHNLEYLYLEYNIIXEIVPGAFNPLPNLKLLSLNNNLLTSLPLQIFRNXPLTKLNLRKNLLMHLPVSNVLDQLDSLEQIYLEDNPWDCSCDLVSLKQWVEKLRKDTVVGSILCHTPRKVAKAELRALRNELLCPGLVTYSLPTDVDESATTTVATDGTRSGFFSSITDSVPLSVLILSLLVTFLMVIFCSAGIVVFLVHRRRRRVKKKQAEEQPRESSSPIHLQYSMYGQKTTHHTLXQRTGSTXYDERSHSPIXQICRNPTYCTQHKEYESDLNELDEPKHICRSIMETENTSPLTGSNLKFRAVTSDCPTEFVTLGDASSLYKNILERERVRELQQLGITEYLRKNMSQLQPTVEMQVPGSGHHEELKLMETIMLSRPRKVMVEQMQNEYFELKANLHTEPDYLEVLEHQTAFN